One stretch of Cervus canadensis isolate Bull #8, Minnesota chromosome 5, ASM1932006v1, whole genome shotgun sequence DNA includes these proteins:
- the CALM2 gene encoding calmodulin-2 — protein sequence MADQLTEEQIAEFKEAFSLFDKDGDGTITTKELGTVMRSLGQNPTEAELQDMINEVDADGNGTIDFPEFLTMMARKMKDTDSEEEIREAFRVFDKDGNGYISAAELRHVMTNLGEKLTDEEVDEMIREADIDGDGQVNYEEFVQMMTAK from the exons aATTCAAAGAAGCTTTTTCACTATTTGACAAGGATGGTGATGGAACTATAACAACAAAGGAATTGGGAACTGTAATGAGGTCTCTTGGGCAGAATCCCACAGAAGCAGAGTTACAGGACATGATTAACGAAGTAGATGCTGATG GTAATGGCACAATTGACTTCCCGGAATTTCTGACAATGatggcaagaaaaatgaaagacacagacagtgaagaagaaattAGAGAAGCATTCCGTGTGTTTGATAAG GATGGTAATGGCTATATTAGTGCAGCAGAGCTCCGCCATGTGATGACAAACCTTGGAGAGAAGTTAACAGATGAAGAGGTTGATGAAATGATCAGGGAAGCAGATATTGATGGTGATGGTCAAGTAAACTATGAAG agtTTGTACAAATGATGACAGCAAAGTGA